In Bacillus pumilus, the sequence TGCTGAGCTGCGCGGTACTCCCAGCAGGAGGATGGAAGGGAAGTGGACTTGCTCTTCTCATTTCATTGACATTTGTGCTTGTTCTATTCAAGCCTTACGTCCAAAGTCGATTAAAAAAGATGAGATAAGTGGAAATCTATTTTTTACAGCGAGCGTATGATGACATCAAGGAGGGAACCGGATGAATGCAGCTGAACGGGAGTTGTATGATGAGGCCATTCTTTTTCAAACGCGATTTTTAAGAAAACCTTCAAAGATCGAACGATTTTCAAAAGGAGTTCAGCAGCAAGTGAATCGCCGAATACCTGCGAGATTTCATCAAGTCATCACAAGTGCGGTGAAATCAATGGTCGAATCCACCGTATCAGGGACGCACTTCACTTCATTTTCAGTGATCGATGAACAATTAACGATCGTAGAGCGAAATGAGCTGGCAAAGGATAAAGTGAAGTATTATCAAAAGGCGGCGGCGATCGAAGGAATTGGAACAGGGGCAGGCGGTTTATTCCTTGGAATGGCGGACTTTCCGTTGCTGCTGAGCATTAAAATGAAATGTCTTTATGAGCTGGCATGTATTTATGGCTTTGATTTGTCTCAAAAAGAGGAAAGACTCTTTTTGCTCTGTATTTTTCAACTCGCCTTTTCAAGCAGTGCACATCGTCAAAAGATGATGAAGGTCATTGATGATTGGGAAACAAGCCGGGAGGAAATGGATTGGTACAGCTTTCAGCAGGAGTACCGAGATTACATTGACCTTGTGAAGCTGTTTCAATTAATGCCAGTCGTCGGTGCGGCTGTTGGCGGGGTCGCCAATCATCAGCTGACAGGACAGCTCGGAGATGTTGCACGCCATGTGTTTCACTTACGAGTATTGAAGAAATGAAGTGAAAAAGCCGCTGATCAGCGGCTTTTCTTCATTCATCATAGTAAAGAACGGCGTGAGCGAGTACCTTTGCTGCGACTGGCATTGCTTTTTCGTTGATATCGAATTTCGGATGATGATGTGGATACATATCCTGGCTGTTTTCTGGCATGGCTCCTGTGTAGAAGAAGGTGCCAGGAACATGCTGTAGGTAGTAAGCGAAATCTTCTCCGCCCATTTGGGTTTCCGCTTCTTTTACTTCTATGACACCTTCTGTCTGTCTTGCTATTTCAGCAATATATTCAGTTGGCTTTGGGTGATTTTTGACAGCAGGATATCCTCTCACATATTTATATGTGTACGATGCATCATGCATGTGGCAAACCCCTTTCACCACCTGTTCAATTTCACGTTCAATGATATGACGTGCATTTTCTTCAAAGGATCGTGCAGTGCCGGTTAAAACTGCTGAATCTGCAATGACGTTAAAGGCATTCTCAGCCACAAAACCTCCTACCGATACAACAGCTGAATCAATTGGATTGACTTTACGGGCGACGACCTGCTGCAAGTTTGCGACAATTTGTGAACCGATGAGTACAGCATCTTTTGTTAGATGAGGCTGGGCGCCGTGTCCGCCTTTACCTTGGACTTGAATAGAGAAACGGTCGGCGGCTGCCATAAAGTTCCCGCTTTTATACAGAACGGTGCCACAAGGCTCTGATGACCAAAGGTGAGTACCGAATATGACATCGACTCCGTCTAAACAGCCGTCTTCAATCATCGGCTTAGCACCGCCTGGAGCATATTCTTCAGCGTGCTGATGAATGAGGACGATTTTCCCTTTTAATTGTTCACGAAGCGCATGTAAGATCTTTGCTAATACAAGAAGGGTCGCTGTGTGCCCGTCGTGACCGCATGCATGCATCACACCTGGTTTTGTCGATCGATAAGGCACATCCTTTTCATCGTGGATGGGCAGTGCATCAAAATCAGCTCTGAGGGCAATGGTCGGCCCTGGGGAAGCTCCTTCAATAAAAGCAAGAACACCATGACCGCCCACCTGAGTACGTGTAGGTATATGTAATGTTTCATAGTAATTCGCGATGAAAGCGGCTGTTTCTTCTTCCTGAAAAGAAAGTTCTGGATTCATATGGAGATGGCGTCTAATTTCAACCATTTCCTCATAATGTTCATCAAGACGTTCATTGATGCTTTTTTGTAAAGTGGATATTGACATTGATCCGAAAACCTCCTTCATGCTCTTTTACTGATTGTATGGTAATTGTTAGAATCTTTCAACAGAAGAGGATTTCGTGTTCAACATCAAAAGGTCATTTTACATAAAAGTCGAAGGTTGATATGAAACTGGAAAAAGGGGGAAGTGGCATTGGGGAGCTGTCCAAATTGTTCAAAAGCATTTTCTTTCGTTGAAAAGTTTCATTTATCACATACGAGAATGATGATGTGTCCAAGCTGTCGGCACCAAATCAAAGAAACGTTTGTCTCAAAGATGAGTTTTTTCATGATCTGCTTGATTCCGCTATTGGTGCTGCTTATTCAGTTGAAAGGCGCTTCACCTATGTTGAAGTGGCCGATCTTATTAGGGTGGATATTGCTGAATTTCTATGTGCTTCAGCCTATCATTCATCGGTACGAGCTTAAGTGAAGATAATGAAAAGAAGAGCCCGGCTAATGGGCTTTTTTTTATGAAAAAAGAAGTGCTAAAAGCAGCACTTCCTTAATTGTCTGTGACGGCATGGTAGGATGTGAGATAGGCAGGACGAGAGAAGATGGAGCCTGTATCCTCGTGCGGCTGAAAGAACGCTTCTGATTCTTGAAAGTCTTGAAATAAATCCTCTGATTCCCAAAGTGTCAAAATCAGATAGACCTCTTCATCTTTTTGTGGTCTTAAGACACGCAGAGCCTTGAAGCCGCGCTGATGCTCTGAGATGTTTGTTTTCTTCTGAAAGGTGGATTCAAAAAGTGCTCTGCTTTCAAGCTTAACAGGGATATGATTCAAGGTGACGAAGCCAGATTGGACAAGCTCGCCTTTCGCATAAATCACATCATAGGCATGAGGGGCTTTAA encodes:
- a CDS encoding M20 family metallopeptidase; protein product: MSISTLQKSINERLDEHYEEMVEIRRHLHMNPELSFQEEETAAFIANYYETLHIPTRTQVGGHGVLAFIEGASPGPTIALRADFDALPIHDEKDVPYRSTKPGVMHACGHDGHTATLLVLAKILHALREQLKGKIVLIHQHAEEYAPGGAKPMIEDGCLDGVDVIFGTHLWSSEPCGTVLYKSGNFMAAADRFSIQVQGKGGHGAQPHLTKDAVLIGSQIVANLQQVVARKVNPIDSAVVSVGGFVAENAFNVIADSAVLTGTARSFEENARHIIEREIEQVVKGVCHMHDASYTYKYVRGYPAVKNHPKPTEYIAEIARQTEGVIEVKEAETQMGGEDFAYYLQHVPGTFFYTGAMPENSQDMYPHHHPKFDINEKAMPVAAKVLAHAVLYYDE
- a CDS encoding antibiotic biosynthesis monooxygenase family protein → MNVYITYGTADFLHKIAKKHHLENLLYMVGKEQAALFHETEGETVFKAPHAYDVIYAKGELVQSGFVTLNHIPVKLESRALFESTFQKKTNISEHQRGFKALRVLRPQKDEEVYLILTLWESEDLFQDFQESEAFFQPHEDTGSIFSRPAYLTSYHAVTDN
- a CDS encoding EcsC family protein; translation: MNAAERELYDEAILFQTRFLRKPSKIERFSKGVQQQVNRRIPARFHQVITSAVKSMVESTVSGTHFTSFSVIDEQLTIVERNELAKDKVKYYQKAAAIEGIGTGAGGLFLGMADFPLLLSIKMKCLYELACIYGFDLSQKEERLFLLCIFQLAFSSSAHRQKMMKVIDDWETSREEMDWYSFQQEYRDYIDLVKLFQLMPVVGAAVGGVANHQLTGQLGDVARHVFHLRVLKK